In Listeria cossartiae subsp. cossartiae, the DNA window TGATTGTCGCACCAATTGGGTTTATGGCATTACAATTTAGAATACCAGAAATCTTTAACCACCTAATCGTTTTTAATAAAAAATACTTTTGGGGTATTATCGTAGGTGTTTTTATTACGAATCTATTCTTTTCTGGATTAGGTTGGATTGATTTAGTTTTTGGCGTAGCACAATCGGCTATTTCCCTTTTACTAATGATTGGCATTTCTAAATACGTGAAAGGAATTATTCCGCGGATGATTATTAATACGATTCTATTCTCCGTAACGATGGCGATTATCGCTTGGGAGTTAGTAATTGTTTTTGACTTACCATTCTTGATTACTTGGGCAACAACAGCTGCAAGTGAATTCATCGTGATGGGTGTCGGGATTCCGTTGATGTATTTATTGAATAAACGGTTGAATTTCCGTAAAATGATTGATTAAATGAGAGGGTCTAAGGGAACTTAGGCTCTTTTTATTTTTGTAAAAAGCGAGCTGCCTCCTGTATCAATTCAACTAATTGACCATTCGTATAGTCTTTATTCGATTGCTGAATTTCTACCGCTAAACTTAAAATCATCCTAGCAAAACAATTAGGAATAAAGTGACTATCTGAAAAGGAAACTTCTTTTAACAAACTAATTCGAAGTATTTCTCCAGACACTACATCAATAAAAATATTTTCTGCCCGGCTCCAAAAAATCACTTGAAATAAAAGCGGGTTTTTTTGAATAGTTCGGAGGATTAAGCGTTGGATATTTTCTTTTGTTAAAATAATTTGGTCGAATTCCAAAGAGAAGTACTGCATGGTTCGCAAAATCTGGACTTCAATCACTTGAATAATCTCCTCATGATGACGATAAAAAGTGGCTCGTGATACTCGAGCTTGTTCGCATAAATCTTTTATAGATATTGATTCAAATGTTCTACCTTCCACATAAAACCTCTCCAAAATAGTATATAGTTTGGTTTGTGTTTTTTGTGTACGCAAATCAACATTCAACGGTTGATGCACTTTTACGTAGTTATTCATAAAACTCTCCTTTTTATGATACATAATTGTTATTAGTGTATCGAAATGTGGCTATTTTAGCAACGTAAAAAGGGGTATTGTTTACTTAAGGAGGAATGAACATGAAAATTATAACAATAGAAGAACATTTTGAATCCGAAGTCATTACGAATGAAATCAACAAAGTCACTGGAAATTTAGTAAGAGGACAGGTAAGTCCGGAAATGTTTCAATATATGCAAAAGGAACTTCCTTCAGCAGCGGAAATGCAAGATACAGAAAAGCGTTTAGCATTTATGGATCAACATGGTATTGATATGCAAATACTCTCTTATGGGAATAGTTCTCCGCAAAACTTAGATCCAAAAATTTCGGTAGCTCTGTGTAAGCGAGCAAATGATGAACTAGCGAAGGTGATTCAACAAAATCCTACGCGATTTGCCGGTTTTGCTGTCTTACCAGTAGGCTCACCAGAAGATGCTGCTATTGAATTAAAAAGAGCCGTAGAAGAACTTGGTTTCAAAGGTGCACTTGTAAAAGGGCAGTTTGAAAACAAATATTTTGATAATCGCTTTTATTATCCGATTTTCGAAATGGCAGAAAAACTAGATGTACCGATTTCGTTCCATCCATCGTTTATCCCAGAAGCTATTACAGAACAATATTTTTCCAGTGATGCTTGGTCTGATGTGGTGATAGGGGTATTTTCATCTGCTGGTTTTGGGTGGCATATGGACGTTGGTATTCAAGTCGTGCGGATGATTCTTTCAGGTATATTTGATAAATTACCGAATTTAAAAATCATCACAGGGCATTTAGGGGAAATGGTGCCAATGTTTTTAAACAGAATGGACAATACACTCGGCCACTGGACAACGCTAGAACGGAAAATTTCTGACTACTACCGGACGAATGTGTATGTGACACCAAGCGGCTTATTATACCAAAATGAATGGAAGTTTTTATTAAATGAATTAGATGAAAATCATCTTATTTATGCGCTAGATTATCCTTTTGTAAAACCAGAAAATGCTGGAACTTTCCTAGATACACTTGATTTAACGGATGAAGTAAAAGCAAAAATCGCTCACGAAAATGCTGAAAAATTATTACATTTATAAAAGGTGGAATTCAAAATGACTTTATCAAAAGAACAAATGAAAGCAACGAAAAGTGAGTTTGCGGAGAATTTGGCGCTTGCGAATTTAACAATTGCCGAAGTAGCGAAAGAACTAAATACAAGTGAAGTAAAAATAGAACGGATTTTGAATTTAAAGCAGCGTTCTTTAAATGATGGTTGGATTTTGCGGAATTACTTACTTAGAAAGGTAGCGGAAGTAGGGAAGACACCAGTTCCATTTACAGCGCTCAGTGGGGATTATCATGGGTATTGGTTTTTAGATGGAGAAGAAATTGATTCAGGGGTGTTAAGTGAAGGAGCTTGTTAAATAATGCATTTTTAAAGAAAAAATTCATTTGGAGAAGGTATGTTTGCATCAATTGAAGAATAAGAAATAAGTATAAAAAGTTAGAAGGTACAGGCATTAATGTACTTTCTAACTTTTTTTAGTTTAAGTAATGACTACTATTAATAGCAAATATATTTTCGCAGAGAAACACTAGTGTTACCACAATACTATAGTGATTATTAAACAATAAAATCAAATTAATCTAGGACTTCCTCAACGCAAATCTGGGAAATATTCTTTTTCAAATTGTAATAGAATAGCTTCTTTATCGATAGTAAGGAGAATATTTTTCGCCTTAGTTATTAAGCTATAATCATTAGTGTTAACACCTTGTAAATAATATGCGCTAGCTAATAAATCAAAGCGGTTAATTTCTTTAGCAATAATAATAGCAGCGTTTAAACTATTTGTTGTAATGGTAGAATTATGTTGCATAAAAATAGTGGCAGTATTGATAAGCAGAGCTAATTTAAGCGGATTTAAGGATTTATCTAAAGCATTATATTTATCAATCATTGTTAATAATCGGGGGACAAATTTTTCGATTACATCCAGCGGGAAATAAAATAGAATATTACACACGAGGCGTATCTCAATCAGTGAGAAATTATCAATTTTTTCTAATCGCTTCCAGATTGGCTTAACAAGCTCTTGTGCTTTTTCAACTTCATTGTTTGTTAAAAGAAGGGATGCCTTTAACACGATTCTAATATCTTCTAATAAATTGTCTTTAAAATGATTATCTAAATAATTATCGCATCTATTTATAATTTTCAATATTAGTTCTGTTTGTGTATTAGAAACGAGTTTGAAAAAGTCTGCAATAATATCTTCTCGAGTGTTTAATTTATAATCATTTTTAATATACCGAAGTTCATCCATGGTTACATCTAATTTAATGACGATATTCTCTATTGTAGTGATGGTTGGTATAATATTGTTATTTTCGATTTTCGAGATAGTAGTGCGAGCAAGAATGTTATTAGATATATACGATTGAGAAAGTGATTTATTTTTTCTGATTTGACGAATAGCAGCTCCATATGTTTTTATAATAGCTCTCCTCCAATGTAGTAAAATAATTATAATGTTTTTTGGGGGTGAATATAGTGAACATAAAACTGAAATTATGTATTTTTATTGTAACATAGTGAATATACAAATAATAGAATTTGTGAAAGGAGTATCAAATTATGATGCAAATGATTAATTGGTTTTTTGGTTCATCAAATTATTTAAGATAGTTTTAGTCAATTTAAATAATACTAAGAAAGGAAACTAATTTAGCCAGAAGATAGAAATATTTAGTTCGCTTTGATGCGGAATTAATATTTTGATTAATCTGAAAATAAAGAATTCATGTAAGGTGGTGATTACAATATAAATTAGTATTAGAAAGAAGTATATGAACTTTATGCAATATGGCGCTAAAGTATATATTGTTGAAGATTATATAAACAAGTGGGGTGCTTGTTTGGTTTATACTTTTAAAATTTAGGAGGAAATTAAATGATGAAAAAATTTGTAATTGCGATTGCTATAATCTTCGGTGTACTAGGAGCAAGTGGTGCTACAGATCAAAGTGTAGAAGCCGCTTCAACATACAATGCGACAGGAATGTATAACGGATTGCTAAAGGCGGAGTTAAGCTTAAATTATGGATCATGGTCTTCAGCAGCTAGGTATACCGGAACCAAGCCGTATAATCTTCCTAGAATAGCTATCCAAACTCGAATTCAAAGAAAAGATGGTGTAGTAAGGACATATTGGGAAGAAACAAGTAATGATTATGTGAAATATGATGGTGGATCTAATACAGTTGGTCCAAATGGAAATAATTATGCTCGTGCATATGGATATTATTATGGTGGTGGTGAAACTCGAGTAGCCACTAGATGGATGTAATACATTAACTTTAACAAGCACCCCAGATATAGGAGGAACTTCAATGTCTGTATTAATGAGTTGTGAAAATGTATCTAAAACTTATTCAGGGAATTTACAGCCTACATTAGTTAATATTAATTTAACAATTAAAAAAAATAATTTATATTTTATAAAAGGACCATCCGGAAGTGGAAAAACAACATTACTTAATATACTGAGTCTTATAGATGCACACTCTTCTGGAATAATGAAGTTCAATAATTTTGATATTAGTTCTATGAATACAAAAGCAAAAAACCAAATACTTTTAAATGACATAGGAATGATTTTTCAGAAATACAATCTATTATCACCGTTAAATGTGATTGAGAATATCATGATATCCAGACTATATGCAGATTTTTCTAAAAAAGATTGTATTATAAGTAAAGCAAAGCAAGTGATAAAGTTATTACATTTAGAAGGTTTAGAGGAACGAAAAATCAATCAACTATCTGGTGGACAACAACAACGTGTGGCAATAGCTCGAGTTTTAATGCAAGAGCCAGAACTCTTGCTAGCCGATGAACCGACAGCAAATGTTGACAAGGAAACAGAAGCAATCATAATGGATATTTTTAGTCAATATCGAGAAAAGGGAGCGTTAATAATAGTTTCTCATAATGATAGTTATGCTGATATTGTGGATGCATCCTACGAGTTAAATAAAGGTAGGATATCGAGCTATGAATAATAACAAATTCGTTTTTTGGAATTTTTGGAAAAATTATAAAAAAACTAGTAAGCAATGGTTGTCAACGGGAGTTGTTACTTTTTGCGGGCTTTTACTAATAAACGTGACTATTTTAATTGTTTTTATTGGAAATACATATATTAATGTAAATTTTACTGAAAATAATTCTCTAAAATGGATAGAGGTTCAGAGTGATGGGCCTTCGATTCCATTAAGACAAATATCAAGAAATAGAGATAATACAATTACACTATTACCAAAGTATGAACCCTTTATGAGTGGTGTAACGTTCGAAAATTATGATGAAAAAGGAAATATTAAAATGTCTATGGATGTTAATAGTATTTTTGTTCCTTATGAATCTCTTGAATTTTTTGGCATAAACATAAAAGATATTGATAAAATACAGTGGGATGAGGGGAAAGTAATTTTAGTTTCCCCAATTGATGCAAAAAGTAATGGGCTGTTAGATGGACAGAAATTGTCTGTTCCGTTTGATAAAACAGCATTCAATAATGAATTTGATTTAAGTGATACTGAATTAGAAGATTATATAGCTAAAATAAATGAAAATAAAATTGAGGTAACAGTTAAAATTCGAGAAATTACAACTTTGCCTCAATATGAAAATTATTCTTTACTTCCTATTCAATTATTAGTCAATCAACACAGTAAGGTTAATTCTATAAGTGAAGACGAATTTATTTCGAATGCTAAATTAACAGATGGGTTTTACATCATAGTAAAGAAATTCGAAGATGTAGATAAAATTGCTAATGAATACAAAGCAAGAGGTTATTCTCTTAAATATGCATTAGAGTCGTTTCAAAATCTATCCGAAATATTATCCAATGTAAAGTTAGTAAGTAATTATTTTATAATACTAGTGTCAATTATAATTAGTATAACTTTTATTAATAATTGCTCTCAAATATTATATCATCGAAAACATGAAATAGGATTACAACAAGCGCTAGGAATTAGTAAAAGGAGCTTGATTTGGAGTACTCTAATAGAATTCGTTTTTCAAAGTATTATAGTAATGATTATCATTCTTCCAACGATTATTTTTGAATGGTTTGTTGTTAAAAGTATGTTAACTAATAACATAGTGGGGATTAATGGTTTAGAAACAGTACTTGTTGTTTGGGGAATAAATTGGATTATTATATTAGCAATTTCTTTAATAGGAGCTACGTTCCCATTAATGGGAACGTTTAAATTAAAAATTGTAAATCTATTGGATTCCATAAACTAGTTTGGAGGGAAAATATGAAAAAATATTATTGTATGTATTTGATTGTTTTAGTATTGTTATCTGGCTGTACAACAACTCCAGTAAAGGAAAATACGAGTAATCAATCAATCAGTAATATAAAAGTAGAAAATATAAAAGACATTATTCCAATCAGCAAAGAAATAGTCAAGGATCAAAAAATTAAAGTAAAGTCCTATATTCTTAATGCCCAAACTGGAGAGCGTATTAATACAGATATTTTATTTGATGAAGTTCCGAATCTTTTCCAAATGCATGGATACGATATTTACTCTTCAGCATATCAATATTATAAAGATCGTCTTGTTATTGGCTGTCAATCTGGCGGAGGGAAAAGTTATGTTTATAAAATATCTGACGACGGGCAGTTGACTGTAGACACAGTCAACTATAATATACTTTATTATGATGAAAATAAAAGATTATATATAGCACAAACAGATGAAGGATATGTAACATTAAATGAAAAATATGCAGTGAATGAAGAATTTCCAGTACTTAAAGATAGCAATATTACTACTAAAGACCAGATGTTTATCTTGCAAGCCTATGGTGTTAATGAAATTTACTATTTAGGAAGATATGGTGAAAAGACTTACCAATTAATGAAATATAATTCAAATGAAAAGAAGTTAGTTAAAGTTTATGATTTGGTAGAAGAATTAAAACAACAGGGCATTGATTTTGAGGAAGGATCAGAAATTAATCCAAAAATGACTCTGTATAAAGAAGGTCAAAAATCATATATTTCTATCTCAGTAGATCGAATATGGAATGGAAAAGATGACTTTAAAGAAATTAATAAAAATATCCTAATAAATATTACTAATAATGTAGCCATATTTGATAATGCTTTTGAGGAGGATGATTCTGCATATCCTGAACTAGATTTTTCAAGAAATGTAATGCAAAGTTCTGATAAAATATCTATTTTCAAATTAAATGAAGGAAAAATAATAAGAGTGAATGACTACAATGCAGAAGATATTATTAATGATGGAGATAATCATATTAACTATATCTATCGTATGGATGATAAGGAAATTATAATGAATGTGCCATCAGGAGTTGTTAAATATAATATTGCTGAAGATAAAAGTGAACAACTATATGTAGATAGGCTTGAAGAATGATTCTATTATATTTTAGTCTTAAGATTAAATTGTGTTTGTGACTGACTATCCTCAAAATCACTAGTAACTTTAGAGTTCTAATTCTAAGGTTGCTAGTGATTTTTTGCCTAATCTCGTTTCAACAAAACAATATCCTCATTCTTCGTCAGCAATAAATCCACATGATTCTCGCCCCATAAGCAAAGTTTATTCAAAATCTCCGACAGCGATTCGCCGTATTCGCTCAAAGAATACTCGACTTTTGGTGGGATTTGTTCATATACTTTGCGGACAATAACCCCGGATTTTTCCAGCTCGCGCAATTGTTGTGTGAGCATTTTTTGTGTGATGTTGGGTATGAGTCGTTTTAATTCGCCAGTTCGTTTTTTGCCTTCGCGTAAATGGCAAAGGATGACTGGTTTCCATTTGCCGCCGATAACTTCTAGTGTAGCTTCTACGCCGATATTGTATACTTTAGTCATCGTAATCCTCCTATAGGCACTTTTTAGTATCTATATGACTTTTAAGTACCTTCTTGTTATTCTGTACGGTATATAAGATACTGTATAACAGAACGAAACAATTTGCAATTTTTTAGGGGGAAATAACGTGGATATGAAAAAAGTGAATCCTAATTTGACGCTTTTGGCGTTGGCGATTAGTGCGTTTGGGATTGGATCAACAGAATTTATTAGTGTGGGGCTGCTTCCGCTGATTTCTTCTAGTATGGGTGTGTCGATTAGTACGGCTGGTTTGACTGTATCGATTTATGCGCTTGGTGTGATGGTTGGGGCGCCGGTTTTAACGACGATGACGGCGAAGATGAATCGTAAAAATTTGTTATTATTAGTAATGCTCGTGTTTCTGATTGGGAATCTTGTCTCAGCATTTGCGGTGAGTTTTGGGATGCTCCTTACTGGGCGTGTAGTTGCGGCATTTGCGCATGGGGTATTTATGTCGATTGCTTCTGTTATCGCGGCAGATGTGGTTCATCCGAGCAAACGGGCTAGTGCGATTGCGGTGATGTTTACGGGACTTACGGTGGCGACTGTGACGGGGGTGCCGCTTGGGACGTTTATCGGTCAACTGTTTGGCTGGCGGATGTCGTTTCTGTTTATTGTTGCGATCGGTGTGATTGCGATTATTGCTAACTTTTTCCTTGTGCCGAAAAATTTATCGAATGGTAAGAGCATTTCGTTTAAATCGATTGGGCAATTGTTAGTTAATAAAAAAATCGTGATGGTTTTACTCATGACGGCGTTTGGTTATGGTGGTACTTTTGTGGTTTATACGTATTTATCGCCGCTGTTTAGCAAAATGGGATATTCTACGAGTATGATTGTTATTTTGCTGATTGTTTATGGCGTGATGGTTGCGATTGGGAATACGATTGGTGGGCATTTTGCGAATGAGCGTCCGGCTAAGGCACTTTTCGTGATGTTTAGTTTGCAAGGAATTACGCTATTATTGCTTCAATTTACATCTGGAAATGCGATTTTTGGATTAATTACGATTATGTTGATGGGATTTTTCGCTTTTATGAATGTGTCGGGTTTGCAGCTTTATGTTGTGCAGTTGGCAGAGCGGTATTTGCCGGAAACGGTGAGCATGGCTTCGGCGCTTAATATTTCGGCTTTCAATGTTGGGATTGCACTGGGCGCATTTATTGGCGGATTAGTGACGGAATATATTGGATTGAGTTATACGCCGATTGTCGGATTTTTGATGGTTTTCATTGCAATTATTTTAACTTTCTATATGAAAAAAGATAAATAGTTCAAATAATAGGCCTTTTACAGTGAATGTAGAAGGCTTTTTTTGTGCTTTCAGTAGCTCCGACCTATTCCGGCAAGGTTTTTTTCCAGTTATAGTAAAATGGGTAGTTTTTTTGTCCCTACGTGTCTGACAAAAATAGCTATATAGCTTATTGTAAGCCCTATCATGAAAATGATAAATTGAATTTAGAAAGAGGAGTGATACCTGATGAAACTAAATCAGCAGTGTATTCAAATTTTAGATTTTCTTATGGAGCAGGAAGATTTTAAAAATATTGGTTATATTTCTAACTCGCTTGGTTGTTCTGAGCGCAGTGTTCGTTATAGTTTGGAAAAAATCGATATTTTTCTCCATGAGCAAACATTACCAGCTCTTATCAGACATACGAGGAAAGGGGTGCTACTTCCGGAAAAGAACATCGTAAACCCGGTTGTGAGTAAGTTCAAACAACAAATCACACCGAAAAAATATCGTTACAGTCAAGAAGAAGTGCAGCAATTTTTACTGCTAAAACTGCTTCTAAGTGAAGAAGTGCTTCCGGTTACTTATTTTGAAGAAGTTCTTTTTATTTCAAGATCCTCTGTGTTAAATCATTTACGTGCCATTGAAGGAGAACTTTTTTTAAATAATTTGGATTTATCGCATCAGCCGCGGCACGGTTTTCTAGTGACTGGAAATTTAATTACGAAAACATCGCTTTTTGCTAGAAGTTTCTTGCGTTTTATTAATATCCGCGAATTTTATCAGTTTTTAGATTCGGAAAATAGCTTATCTAAAAAAGGCGAGTTATTTTTTTATAATCTTTTTGAACTGGAGATTTTGCAGGAGGTGAATCGTGAGGCGCATTCGGTGGAGGAGAATATGACACGTGCGATGGATGAGCAGCTTTATTTAACGTTAATTGCGATTTTACTGAAGCAGCATGAGGCGAAAGTGGATTTTCAGTTTACGGCGGATTTTGAGGTGGTCGATGAGCTTGATAAGGCGCTGGAAACGATTATTGGGTCGCTAAAACAGTATCAATATGGTCGCGAGGATGAAGCGGTTATTGAAGCGTTTGTGACTGGTATTTGCGAAAAAATGGGCGAAATTTATCAAGTAGATTTTGTGCACGGAGATACGGATTTTTATACGCAAATCAAGGCGCATATTAAGTTGATGATTCGACGTGTTCGCGCTGGAGTCATTATTGAAAATCCGATTTTTAATGAATTTATGCGTGATAATCGCGAAATTTATATGCGCGTGAAGGAAAGCTTGGAAGCGTTAAAGCCGCTACTCCCAATTTCAGTTAGCTCTCAGGAAATTTCATTTTTAGCGATATATTTTGCGTCCGAGGTACAGCGCAATAAGCAAACGGTCGAAACGAAACCGAACTTGTTGATTATTTGTCCAGAAGGTGTCGCAGTTTCGAAAATGATTGCCATTCAGTTGAAGCGGATGTTTGAGTTTGAGTCGATTCAGACGATTGGTCTTCGGAAGTTTAAGCGGGCGATGATGAGCGATTTTGATTTTGTTATTAGCACAGTGGATTTGCCGGATATGCAAGACTCCAAGGTGCTCCGAATTCATAGCTACTTGCAAAAAGAAGATATGGAATTATTGCAAAAGCATTTACGGATGAAACTCGTCAAAAGTGATAAGCAGATTATTAATAAGTTTAGTAAAATTTTAGCGATTATTGGTGAAAATACGCAAATTAATAATTTAAGTAAGTTAGAATTCGATTTATTGGAAGCGCTTATATCGGATGAAGGAGAGACCCCAAAGAGAGTTATCCCACCGTTTCAATTTACAGAGGAAGCCATTGTTATGGAAGAAACGTGTCCTACTTGGCGACAAGCGATTAAACTTGGAACGAAATGTATGGAGCAGTTAGACGTAATTGAGCCGAGTTATCATGAAAAAATCATTCATAATTTAAAAGTGTATGGGCCGTATATGGTCGTTGCGCCGGGCATAGTGATTGCGCATGCGGGGGCAAGTGATGGTGTTTTGATGGATGGCATTGGAGTGACAATCATTGAGGACGGTATTATGTTTTTTGACAGGTACGAGGAGCCGGTTCATGTCATTTTCACACTAGCTTTAAAAACGAAAGAAGCGCATTTAATCGTGGAACAATTAATGAAATTAGCGCTGGACGAAGAAAAAATGCAAAAAATTAAAATGGCTAGCTCAAAACGTGATATTTATCATTACGTTAAGTCGGCTATCTTTGAATGAGAGAGGGATTCATAATGGACATAGAAAAAATATCGTTTTCATTAATTTCACTGGCGGGGGATTCATTTTCTAAATTAATTGAAGCATTACAAGCCGCAAAAGTATCAGATTCAGAATTAGTAGAGCAACTTTTGAAAGAAGCAGATGACCTTATGATTGAAGCGCACAAAGTACAGACGGAAATGCTGATTCAAGAAACAAGAGGGGAACAAGCTAATTTTTCCGTTTTACTCGTACACGCGCAAGATACATTAATGAACACCATCTTAGCATCAACTTTAATTCGTGAAATGATCGAAATGCATCAAGAGATTAAAACATTAAGAAAAGAGGAGGAAAAGTAAATGGAAATCAATCAATTACATGTGCTTTTAGTATGTAACTTAGGCGCGTCTACAGGGGTAATGGTCACAAAAATGAAAGAAATTGCGCAAAATAGTGAAAAATTGACGAATACGGATGTAAAAATCGAAGCGCATCCAGCAGGAGAATTACGCGAGCATATTGAAGACTTTGACGTTATTTTAGTCGGTCCTCAAATTAAACATCAACTCAAACATTTAAGTGAAATCGCGGCGGAATATAATAAGCCAATTCAAGTCATCGATACGAAAGATTACGGCACAGTCAACGGCGCAAACATTTTAAAAGACGCGATTATCCTTAAAATGAACAAATAAAAAAAGTGGAGGGAAACAACATGTCGAGTAAAAACAAACAATCTTTTATGAACCGTTTTATCGCTTTTATGGAGAAGTATTTTGAGCCTGTCGCAGCTAGAATTGAAAAGCAACGCCATATTTCCTCAATAAAAAATGGGATGATTGCTTTGATCTCGGTATTAATTATTGGGTCATTCTCGCTGATTATTTCGGCAATTGGGAATATGTTTCCGGCGGGTTCTGTTGTCAAAGAATTCTTTGTTCAAAATGCAGAAGCACTTAATTTACCGTTTCAATTTACGTTTGGACTACTATCGATTTATGCAGCAATAACGATTTCTTACAGCCACGCGAAACAAATGAAAGTCCCTGTGTTACATAGTGTGATGGCTGCTGTTATGGTAACGCTAATCCTCAATACAAAAATGGTTGACGGCGTTCTTAATACGGCATTCCTCGATTCAAGAGGGCTATTTATCGCCATTTTCGCAGCACTTATTTCTGTAGAACTTATCGGCTTATTTATTAGAAAAAATATTACGATTCGTATTAAAGGTCTACCAGCAGGAATCGCGACAACGTTTGAAGCAATTATTCCGCTCGTAGTATTACTGTTCAGTGCAGTAGGTTTAAGTATTTTAATGCAAAGTGTGACTAGTGGGCAAATTATTCCGGAAGCCTTTACGACGATGCTAGCGCCAGCGATTAATAGTATTGATACGCCTTATGCAGTTTTCCTTATTTGTTTCCTTGAAATGCTATTCTGGTTTATCGGTCTAAATGGTTATGCAATTTTGATTGGCTTTGTACTTCCATTTATGACACAATATTTAGGAGCAAACGCGGCTGCATATGCGGCGGGAGAACCAATTCCTCACGTATTTGCACCAAACTTCTGGGATTACTTCATGGGATTCTCTGGTTCAGGTATTACAGGTGCCTTAGTTATCCTCGCGCTATTTAGTAAATCAAGAGAACTAAAAGCAGTCGGGAAAGTATCCGTCGTTCCAGCGATCTTCACGATTTCTGAGCCAGTTGTGTTCGGTTTACCAATCTGTTTTAACCCGTATTTATTTATTCCGTTCGTACTAGGAACGCCAATTTTAGCGGTAGGGCAATGGTTTGTGTTCCACTTTGGTTGGGTTCGCCCGCCGATTGCGAATGTTGGTGGCACACCGATTCCACTCGCGCAGTATTTGGCGACAATGGACTGGCGAGCAATTATTTTAATTATCGTCGTTCTCGCGGCAGCCGTTTGTATGTACTATCCATTCTTTAAAATGTATGAAAAGAGCTTGATCAAAGAGGAAACAGTTGTATCAGAACGCCAAGCAGCACATGATGCACTGGACTTGGATTTCTAATAGAGAAAGGTTGATTTAAAAATGAAACTAGTTATTAATGAAAATGAGCAAGTCGTGGCGGAAACGGTGAGCCAAAGAATCATTGAATTAGTAAAGGAAAAACCTGCGAGCTTAATTTGTATCGCTGGTGGGGATACACCTTTACTGACGATAGAGGCGCTCATTAAAGCGAATCAAGCCGGTGAAGTAGATTTCAGCCAAACGCAATTTGTTGGTTTGGATGA includes these proteins:
- a CDS encoding QueT transporter family protein, which produces MKMKILTVNAIIAALYVVLGMIVAPIGFMALQFRIPEIFNHLIVFNKKYFWGIIVGVFITNLFFSGLGWIDLVFGVAQSAISLLLMIGISKYVKGIIPRMIINTILFSVTMAIIAWELVIVFDLPFLITWATTAASEFIVMGVGIPLMYLLNKRLNFRKMID
- a CDS encoding TetR/AcrR family transcriptional regulator; protein product: MNNYVKVHQPLNVDLRTQKTQTKLYTILERFYVEGRTFESISIKDLCEQARVSRATFYRHHEEIIQVIEVQILRTMQYFSLEFDQIILTKENIQRLILRTIQKNPLLFQVIFWSRAENIFIDVVSGEILRISLLKEVSFSDSHFIPNCFARMILSLAVEIQQSNKDYTNGQLVELIQEAARFLQK
- a CDS encoding amidohydrolase family protein; translation: MKIITIEEHFESEVITNEINKVTGNLVRGQVSPEMFQYMQKELPSAAEMQDTEKRLAFMDQHGIDMQILSYGNSSPQNLDPKISVALCKRANDELAKVIQQNPTRFAGFAVLPVGSPEDAAIELKRAVEELGFKGALVKGQFENKYFDNRFYYPIFEMAEKLDVPISFHPSFIPEAITEQYFSSDAWSDVVIGVFSSAGFGWHMDVGIQVVRMILSGIFDKLPNLKIITGHLGEMVPMFLNRMDNTLGHWTTLERKISDYYRTNVYVTPSGLLYQNEWKFLLNELDENHLIYALDYPFVKPENAGTFLDTLDLTDEVKAKIAHENAEKLLHL
- a CDS encoding DUF2316 family protein, with translation MTLSKEQMKATKSEFAENLALANLTIAEVAKELNTSEVKIERILNLKQRSLNDGWILRNYLLRKVAEVGKTPVPFTALSGDYHGYWFLDGEEIDSGVLSEGAC
- a CDS encoding Rgg family transcriptional regulator; the protein is MDELRYIKNDYKLNTREDIIADFFKLVSNTQTELILKIINRCDNYLDNHFKDNLLEDIRIVLKASLLLTNNEVEKAQELVKPIWKRLEKIDNFSLIEIRLVCNILFYFPLDVIEKFVPRLLTMIDKYNALDKSLNPLKLALLINTATIFMQHNSTITTNSLNAAIIIAKEINRFDLLASAYYLQGVNTNDYSLITKAKNILLTIDKEAILLQFEKEYFPDLR
- a CDS encoding ABC transporter ATP-binding protein translates to MSVLMSCENVSKTYSGNLQPTLVNINLTIKKNNLYFIKGPSGSGKTTLLNILSLIDAHSSGIMKFNNFDISSMNTKAKNQILLNDIGMIFQKYNLLSPLNVIENIMISRLYADFSKKDCIISKAKQVIKLLHLEGLEERKINQLSGGQQQRVAIARVLMQEPELLLADEPTANVDKETEAIIMDIFSQYREKGALIIVSHNDSYADIVDASYELNKGRISSYE
- a CDS encoding ABC transporter permease yields the protein MTILIVFIGNTYINVNFTENNSLKWIEVQSDGPSIPLRQISRNRDNTITLLPKYEPFMSGVTFENYDEKGNIKMSMDVNSIFVPYESLEFFGINIKDIDKIQWDEGKVILVSPIDAKSNGLLDGQKLSVPFDKTAFNNEFDLSDTELEDYIAKINENKIEVTVKIREITTLPQYENYSLLPIQLLVNQHSKVNSISEDEFISNAKLTDGFYIIVKKFEDVDKIANEYKARGYSLKYALESFQNLSEILSNVKLVSNYFIILVSIIISITFINNCSQILYHRKHEIGLQQALGISKRSLIWSTLIEFVFQSIIVMIIILPTIIFEWFVVKSMLTNNIVGINGLETVLVVWGINWIIILAISLIGATFPLMGTFKLKIVNLLDSIN
- a CDS encoding winged helix-turn-helix transcriptional regulator, whose translation is MTKVYNIGVEATLEVIGGKWKPVILCHLREGKKRTGELKRLIPNITQKMLTQQLRELEKSGVIVRKVYEQIPPKVEYSLSEYGESLSEILNKLCLWGENHVDLLLTKNEDIVLLKRD